In a genomic window of Pseudoglutamicibacter albus:
- a CDS encoding FadR/GntR family transcriptional regulator yields MATADHDNLKQTINEGIGSSSHVLRNTVVANLGRRIVHGEIGTGSRFTLDDIQDHFDVSRTVARDAMRILESMGLMYAKRRVGLIVTGLEHWRVHDPQVITWRLSGPDGDTQFRELTELRRAIEPMAAAGAAIHAPREVKNDIIALAGQLRDTAASNDMEAFVRTDTEFHELIYRYSGNSLFRMSGHVIQQIMRRSLTVNGELVSPSEAVLDQHDALALAISSGSAERAREASEWITSEANRTAHTEREAA; encoded by the coding sequence ATGGCCACAGCTGACCATGACAATCTGAAACAGACCATCAATGAGGGCATAGGATCTTCCTCGCACGTTCTGCGCAACACGGTTGTCGCGAACCTTGGACGGCGCATCGTTCATGGCGAGATCGGCACTGGCTCACGCTTCACGCTCGATGACATCCAGGACCATTTCGACGTGTCCCGCACGGTGGCACGCGACGCGATGCGCATCCTGGAATCTATGGGCCTGATGTACGCCAAGCGCCGCGTGGGCCTCATTGTTACCGGCCTGGAGCACTGGCGTGTGCACGACCCGCAGGTCATCACGTGGCGATTGTCCGGCCCAGACGGTGACACTCAGTTCCGTGAGCTGACGGAGCTGCGCCGCGCAATCGAGCCGATGGCGGCTGCTGGTGCCGCGATCCACGCCCCACGCGAAGTCAAGAACGACATCATTGCGTTGGCAGGCCAGTTGCGTGACACCGCTGCATCGAATGACATGGAAGCGTTCGTGCGCACGGACACCGAGTTCCATGAGCTGATTTACCGTTACAGCGGAAACTCATTGTTCCGCATGTCTGGGCATGTGATCCAGCAGATCATGCGCCGCAGCTTGACCGTCAACGGTGAGCTTGTGTCTCCGAGTGAAGCGGTGCTGGATCAGCATGACGCTCTCGCTCTTGCGATCTCTTCCGGTAGTGCTGAGCGCGCTCGTGAGGCGAGCGAATGGATTACGAGCGAAGCCAACCGCACCGCGCACACTGAGCGTGAGGCCGCCTAG
- a CDS encoding enoyl-CoA hydratase/isomerase family protein has protein sequence MEFGEFSTVNVSERGSALLVSINRPRAMNALSTQVVADLDAVVTTCSQLLETAPESGWPFRAVVITGEGEKAFAAGADIVEMSEYGSEEARAYAESMHQVTLALEALPVPVIAAVNGHALGGGCELALACDWIIASENASFGQPEITLGIIPGFGGCVRLPRRVPLGVAREMILTGNPLRVQRALEVGLVNCVCPDKDALLECADELVASVAQRSPVAVAQAKLTMAKADALTVRDGLDVELGAFSAVFGSEDSRVGRQAFVDKQTAQFPGR, from the coding sequence ATGGAATTTGGGGAGTTCTCAACAGTAAACGTTTCTGAGCGTGGAAGCGCTTTGCTTGTGAGCATCAACAGGCCGCGGGCGATGAATGCGCTCTCGACCCAGGTGGTCGCTGATCTCGATGCCGTGGTCACCACGTGCTCCCAGTTGCTGGAAACAGCGCCTGAGTCCGGGTGGCCGTTCCGTGCTGTAGTTATCACCGGCGAGGGTGAGAAGGCTTTCGCGGCAGGGGCGGACATCGTTGAGATGAGCGAGTACGGCTCAGAAGAAGCACGCGCCTACGCCGAGTCGATGCATCAGGTCACGCTCGCGTTGGAGGCGTTGCCGGTTCCGGTGATCGCTGCGGTGAACGGTCACGCGCTCGGTGGCGGCTGCGAGCTGGCGTTGGCGTGCGATTGGATCATCGCGTCTGAGAACGCCTCGTTCGGCCAACCTGAGATCACGTTGGGGATCATCCCGGGTTTCGGCGGCTGTGTGCGTTTGCCGCGCCGCGTCCCGTTGGGTGTGGCTCGCGAGATGATCCTGACGGGTAACCCGTTGCGCGTACAGCGTGCTCTGGAGGTCGGCCTGGTCAACTGCGTGTGCCCAGATAAGGATGCGCTGCTTGAGTGCGCTGATGAGCTGGTTGCTTCGGTTGCACAGCGCTCCCCGGTTGCTGTTGCCCAAGCTAAGCTAACGATGGCCAAGGCGGATGCGCTCACGGTCCGTGATGGTTTGGATGTTGAGTTGGGCGCGTTCTCTGCCGTGTTCGGTTCTGAGGATTCGCGTGTAGGGCGGCAGGCTTTCGTGGATAAGCAGACCGCTCAGTTCCCGGGTCGGTAA
- a CDS encoding carbohydrate kinase family protein produces the protein MSDGYRDTGMLVIGEALVDILQKTDGSVAAYTGGSPLNVAMGLARYGAQVTFATRLGDDDAAHVVLETLAREGVEVFTPPLRGATTVARGQVDSDGQADYLFESLTWDLGPADDELAALATDASVVHSGSLAVSLDPGRFAVLNAMRAARGRALVTFDPNVRPDTAGTREVEAECIEEVVALADVVRASDEDLEWLYPQCPAVDTARRWLSMGPSLVVVTSGGSDALAMTHEHLVTRAAHSVDVVDTVGAGDAVMAALISALVDAGCGGIGAAERVQGLSEGQVSRLLDVALAAGALAVESEGPDGPSREQLLSVVGPVADGGREGVLL, from the coding sequence GTGAGTGATGGTTACAGGGATACTGGCATGTTGGTGATCGGTGAGGCGCTCGTCGATATTCTTCAAAAGACTGACGGCAGCGTTGCGGCGTACACAGGCGGTTCGCCGCTGAACGTCGCTATGGGTTTGGCCCGTTACGGGGCCCAGGTGACGTTTGCGACGCGTCTGGGTGATGACGATGCCGCGCACGTTGTTTTGGAGACGTTGGCGCGTGAGGGCGTTGAGGTCTTCACTCCGCCTTTGCGTGGAGCCACGACTGTTGCGCGCGGCCAGGTGGACTCCGATGGTCAGGCGGATTATCTTTTTGAGTCACTCACGTGGGATCTAGGCCCGGCTGATGATGAGTTGGCTGCGTTGGCGACTGACGCGTCGGTGGTTCATTCGGGCTCGCTTGCGGTTTCGTTGGATCCGGGGCGCTTCGCCGTGTTGAACGCGATGCGGGCGGCCCGTGGGCGTGCGCTGGTGACGTTTGATCCGAATGTGCGCCCTGATACGGCGGGGACCCGTGAGGTCGAGGCTGAGTGTATCGAGGAGGTTGTTGCGCTGGCTGATGTGGTGCGGGCCTCTGATGAGGATTTGGAGTGGCTGTATCCGCAGTGCCCTGCTGTTGATACGGCGCGTAGGTGGCTTTCGATGGGCCCTTCGCTTGTTGTGGTGACGAGCGGGGGTAGTGACGCGTTGGCTATGACTCACGAGCATCTTGTGACGCGTGCGGCTCATTCGGTTGATGTGGTGGACACGGTGGGTGCAGGGGACGCTGTGATGGCTGCGTTGATTTCTGCCTTGGTGGATGCCGGTTGTGGCGGTATTGGTGCGGCTGAGCGGGTGCAGGGCTTGTCTGAGGGACAGGTTTCGCGTCTGTTAGATGTCGCGTTGGCCGCGGGTGCGTTGGCGGTTGAGTCTGAGGGGCCTGATGGGCCCTCGCGTGAGCAGCTTTTGAGTGTTGTTGGTCCGGTGGCGGATGGCGGCAGGGAGGGGGTGTTGCTGTGA
- a CDS encoding HAD family hydrolase — MKLLVTDLDGTVVRRDGTMSDRTVEALHAARAAGVHVVLVTGRPLRWLGSVRERLGDLGPVIAYNGAVLFDDSRGVVVDAAEIDAAAMREARERILRAAPDALFAAETLEGIVAEPGFIPAQARAGFVDAGARVSDSGLDLDAAVAQRTVKLLAKRPSGKASEFAAVVGRAVDDVVTMTHSAFDVALLEMSAPGVDKAARLRDFAASLGVAREDVWAFGDMPNDIPMLAWAGTGVAVGPDYQVVADAADRVVGPVHEDSVAVEIERVLKRLA, encoded by the coding sequence GTGAAGCTTTTGGTGACTGACCTGGATGGGACGGTTGTGCGTCGTGATGGGACGATGTCTGACCGTACTGTTGAGGCTTTGCACGCCGCGCGTGCCGCGGGTGTGCACGTGGTTTTGGTGACGGGGCGGCCGTTGCGGTGGCTTGGGTCGGTGCGTGAGCGTTTGGGTGATCTGGGGCCGGTGATCGCCTATAACGGCGCTGTTTTGTTCGATGATTCGCGTGGCGTGGTGGTGGATGCTGCGGAGATTGATGCGGCTGCGATGCGTGAGGCGCGGGAGCGGATTCTGCGTGCGGCTCCGGATGCGTTGTTTGCTGCGGAGACGTTGGAGGGGATTGTTGCGGAGCCGGGGTTCATTCCAGCTCAGGCTCGCGCGGGTTTTGTTGATGCGGGCGCGCGTGTTTCGGATTCGGGTCTGGATCTCGATGCGGCGGTTGCTCAGCGTACTGTGAAGCTTTTGGCTAAGCGGCCCTCGGGTAAGGCTTCGGAGTTCGCCGCGGTTGTGGGGCGTGCCGTGGATGATGTTGTGACGATGACGCATTCAGCGTTTGATGTCGCGTTGCTTGAAATGTCAGCCCCGGGGGTTGATAAGGCGGCACGTTTGCGTGATTTCGCGGCGTCTTTGGGGGTTGCGCGTGAGGATGTGTGGGCGTTCGGGGATATGCCTAATGACATCCCGATGCTCGCGTGGGCTGGCACGGGTGTTGCGGTGGGCCCGGATTACCAGGTGGTGGCTGACGCCGCGGATCGTGTGGTTGGCCCAGTGCACGAGGACTCGGTTGCTGTTGAGATTGAACGGGTCCTGAAACGCTTAGCTTAG
- a CDS encoding uracil-xanthine permease family protein, producing the protein MSKKSKPVFSWTVHGDGRTVSPNTAVAPDERLHWPQTIGIGVQHVMAMFGATVLVPALTGFPVTTTLLFSGLGTIIFLLVTGNRIPSYLGSSFAFIAPVSAAMGPGRDNFGAALGGVLVTGFALFLVGVIVNRTGTGWIHALMPPAVMGTIVALIGLNLAGSTVPKMKEYTLTTFSTMAAVVICSVLFRGMLGRLSILLGIVIGYLVALPQGEIDFAPVKEAAWVGLPAFHTPTFDLHVILLFLPVLFVLIAENVGHVRTVGVMTGKSYDHLNGKTLMGDGIATMLAGSAGGSGTTTYAENIGVMASSRVYSTAAYWIAGFVAIVLSFMPKFGAVIATIPPGVLGGAGIVLYGMIGIMGARIWVQNQVDFGNPINLMTAGAGLIIAIALNGGDNVLMIAGLTLDGIALGTIATLLIYHVMRGIALWRKTVPTHVDEPQGAQPGKLG; encoded by the coding sequence ATGTCCAAGAAAAGCAAGCCTGTGTTCAGTTGGACTGTGCACGGCGATGGCCGCACGGTTTCACCGAATACAGCTGTTGCCCCGGACGAGCGCCTCCACTGGCCGCAGACTATCGGCATCGGTGTTCAGCATGTCATGGCGATGTTTGGAGCCACGGTTCTAGTTCCGGCTCTCACGGGCTTCCCTGTCACCACAACACTGTTGTTCTCGGGGCTTGGAACCATTATTTTCTTGTTGGTTACGGGCAACCGGATCCCGAGTTATCTCGGTTCTTCGTTCGCGTTCATTGCGCCGGTCAGCGCTGCGATGGGGCCTGGCCGCGACAACTTCGGTGCGGCACTCGGTGGTGTGCTTGTTACGGGTTTCGCTCTGTTCTTGGTGGGCGTAATCGTCAACCGTACCGGTACGGGCTGGATTCACGCGCTCATGCCGCCGGCGGTCATGGGGACCATCGTCGCGCTCATCGGGCTTAACCTTGCCGGTTCGACCGTGCCGAAAATGAAGGAATACACGCTCACGACCTTCAGCACGATGGCCGCGGTAGTAATCTGTTCGGTTCTGTTCCGCGGAATGTTGGGACGGTTGTCGATCCTGTTGGGCATCGTGATCGGCTACCTCGTGGCACTGCCTCAGGGCGAGATCGACTTCGCGCCCGTCAAGGAGGCCGCGTGGGTTGGTTTGCCAGCGTTCCACACCCCGACGTTTGATCTGCACGTGATCCTGCTGTTCCTGCCGGTTCTGTTCGTCCTGATCGCGGAGAACGTGGGCCACGTCCGCACCGTGGGCGTCATGACGGGCAAAAGCTACGATCACCTCAACGGTAAAACCCTGATGGGTGACGGTATTGCGACCATGCTCGCAGGCTCTGCTGGCGGCTCGGGCACCACGACCTATGCAGAGAACATCGGCGTCATGGCTTCCTCGCGAGTGTATTCCACCGCGGCGTATTGGATCGCTGGTTTCGTGGCGATCGTGTTGTCTTTCATGCCTAAATTCGGGGCCGTCATCGCAACCATCCCTCCGGGCGTGCTCGGCGGGGCGGGCATCGTGCTCTACGGGATGATCGGGATCATGGGTGCCCGCATCTGGGTTCAAAACCAAGTGGATTTCGGCAACCCGATCAACCTCATGACCGCGGGCGCGGGCCTCATCATCGCGATCGCACTCAACGGCGGCGATAACGTCCTGATGATCGCGGGCCTGACGCTGGACGGGATCGCGTTGGGAACCATCGCAACCCTGCTGATTTATCACGTGATGCGAGGAATTGCGTTGTGGCGTAAGACCGTCCCCACCCACGTAGACGAGCCTCAAGGCGCCCAGCCAGGCAAGCTAGGCTAG
- a CDS encoding aldehyde dehydrogenase family protein, with protein MMATNQTPENAARIRTAPDDAENRGIQETVAHLREGALSRIAHVRRFRIAQLDALEAMLAENREELLEALAQDLGKSETESSVAELQVVEGEIAHARRHLDDWMMRRKVSSPIALAPASATVMPRPKGLVLIISPWNYPVNLTLAPLVAALAAGCCAVIKPSELAPATAQILTELIPKYLDHRTVAVINGGAEETQELLKEQWDHIFFTGSEKVGRIVYRAAAEQMTPCTLELGGKSPVVVVDGNIKTAARRIAYGKFMNAGQTCVAPDYILAVGSRVSRALEKELPAAIQQFYGTDPQQSPDYPRIITTRHAERLKGFLDQGRVVTGGTADIEDRYIAPTVLADVEPDQPVMQEEIFGPILPIITVETFDDALDFIEDRPDPLAAYLFSGKAGLQRIFEDYVRAGGVCINATVIQLAIPSLPFGGIGASGIGQYHGKAGFDEFSQDRPTLSKPLRFDTLRVAYPPYKGTKSKLLKELL; from the coding sequence ATGATGGCCACCAATCAGACTCCCGAGAACGCCGCCCGCATCCGTACCGCCCCAGACGACGCGGAGAACCGCGGGATCCAGGAGACCGTGGCGCACCTGCGCGAAGGCGCGCTCTCCCGGATCGCTCACGTGCGTCGCTTCAGGATCGCTCAACTCGATGCTCTCGAGGCGATGCTCGCTGAAAACCGCGAGGAACTACTCGAAGCGCTCGCGCAAGACCTCGGTAAGTCTGAAACCGAATCCTCCGTGGCCGAGCTGCAGGTTGTTGAAGGCGAAATCGCGCACGCCCGCCGCCACCTCGATGACTGGATGATGCGCCGCAAAGTATCTTCACCCATCGCGCTCGCGCCAGCATCAGCCACCGTGATGCCGCGGCCTAAAGGGCTCGTGCTCATCATCTCGCCGTGGAACTACCCCGTGAACCTCACGCTCGCCCCACTCGTAGCAGCGCTCGCGGCGGGCTGCTGCGCCGTGATCAAGCCGAGCGAACTCGCGCCAGCCACAGCACAGATCCTGACTGAACTGATCCCTAAATACCTTGACCACCGCACCGTGGCCGTCATCAACGGTGGGGCAGAGGAAACCCAAGAGCTACTGAAGGAACAGTGGGACCACATTTTCTTCACCGGCTCAGAAAAAGTGGGGCGCATCGTCTACCGTGCCGCAGCCGAACAAATGACCCCGTGCACACTCGAACTCGGGGGCAAGAGCCCCGTAGTGGTTGTGGACGGCAACATCAAGACCGCGGCACGGCGCATCGCCTACGGCAAGTTCATGAACGCCGGGCAGACATGCGTGGCACCGGACTACATTCTCGCGGTGGGTTCACGCGTGAGCCGGGCGCTGGAAAAAGAACTGCCGGCCGCGATCCAGCAGTTCTACGGGACAGACCCGCAACAATCCCCGGACTATCCACGCATCATCACCACACGCCACGCAGAACGCCTTAAAGGCTTCCTCGACCAAGGCCGCGTGGTCACCGGCGGAACCGCCGATATTGAAGACCGCTACATCGCCCCGACCGTGCTTGCCGATGTTGAGCCGGACCAGCCCGTGATGCAAGAAGAGATCTTCGGGCCCATCCTGCCGATCATCACGGTGGAAACCTTCGATGACGCCCTCGACTTCATCGAAGACAGGCCAGACCCGCTGGCCGCCTACCTGTTCTCAGGCAAGGCAGGGCTCCAGCGGATCTTCGAAGACTACGTGCGCGCAGGCGGGGTGTGCATCAACGCGACCGTGATCCAACTAGCGATCCCGTCCCTACCATTCGGCGGCATCGGAGCCTCCGGGATCGGTCAGTACCACGGCAAAGCCGGCTTCGACGAGTTCAGCCAAGACCGCCCAACCCTCTCCAAGCCGCTGCGCTTCGATACCCTGCGGGTCGCCTACCCGCCATATAAGGGAACCAAATCGAAGCTCCTCAAAGAGCTGCTGTAG
- a CDS encoding amidase, which produces MSFEIPEALSGVPRRVDDGLPLAVQLRNSLLAGEVSAGELAHDVAERVRSKNPDLNAVVTWDEDMLLAQAREADDALAGYRDSSGSPADGANSSGSDSTGGDSASSSSATSAASLGKRVPPLLGLPMGLKDGLDIAGLPTTYGSASMDHVVAGEDGLHAARLRSAGANLFAKTSVPEFLLSCHSENPILPPAKNPLDISRTPGGSSGGSAAAVTGGLMPVAPGSDGGGSVRIPASATGLIGLKLGRGAMVEDITDETGAASPIDRWGAPKLSVTGPLGRDARDAALMLDGLLFDRSRLAAGHSATPALDSVEATLDHSEGLAGLHVGFTRTSAFDSALPVEISAAAEAAFARACAVLERLGADVEESPWQAPSDYDETFRKVWTAWLGRTPIPYEDKLGELAASFRAEAQARSENEQERANERLLEIGGSMSTAWGSFDVVVTPAMAETPPPLGYFTDNDAETDYRLQCLYTPYTSMVNVAGVPAVTVPVGWTPDGFSMSAQLIGRMGSEVHLLCIAALMQRELASAGLI; this is translated from the coding sequence ATGAGTTTTGAGATTCCAGAAGCGTTGTCTGGTGTTCCGCGCAGGGTTGATGATGGTTTGCCGTTGGCCGTCCAGTTGAGAAACAGCTTGCTTGCGGGCGAAGTTTCCGCGGGTGAGCTTGCCCACGATGTTGCTGAACGGGTGCGGTCTAAGAACCCTGACCTGAACGCTGTCGTGACGTGGGATGAGGACATGTTGCTGGCGCAAGCGCGTGAAGCCGACGATGCGCTGGCTGGTTACCGGGACTCATCCGGCAGCCCGGCCGACGGCGCTAACTCCAGCGGCAGTGACTCTACGGGCGGTGACTCAGCGTCATCGTCTTCAGCGACCTCAGCGGCTTCCCTGGGTAAGCGGGTTCCGCCGTTGCTTGGCTTGCCGATGGGGTTGAAGGATGGCCTCGATATTGCCGGTCTGCCTACTACGTATGGTTCCGCCTCGATGGACCATGTAGTGGCGGGCGAGGATGGGCTACATGCTGCGCGTTTGCGTTCAGCTGGGGCGAATCTGTTTGCTAAGACCTCGGTTCCGGAGTTTCTGCTTTCGTGCCATTCGGAGAACCCGATCCTTCCGCCGGCTAAGAACCCTTTGGATATTTCCCGGACTCCCGGCGGTTCTTCGGGTGGGTCTGCGGCGGCAGTTACTGGCGGTTTGATGCCGGTCGCTCCGGGTAGTGATGGTGGGGGTTCGGTTCGCATTCCGGCTTCAGCCACCGGGCTGATTGGTCTGAAGTTGGGCCGCGGCGCGATGGTCGAAGACATCACGGATGAAACCGGTGCGGCGTCACCGATCGACCGTTGGGGTGCTCCGAAGCTATCGGTCACTGGCCCGTTGGGTCGAGATGCACGGGATGCCGCGTTGATGCTGGATGGATTGCTTTTTGACCGTTCGCGGCTGGCCGCTGGCCATTCCGCTACCCCGGCGCTGGATTCCGTAGAAGCTACGTTGGATCATTCGGAGGGCCTGGCTGGGTTGCATGTGGGTTTCACGCGCACCAGCGCTTTCGATTCCGCGTTGCCGGTTGAGATTTCTGCTGCCGCTGAGGCCGCGTTTGCGCGGGCTTGCGCGGTTCTGGAACGCCTGGGTGCCGATGTCGAGGAGTCCCCGTGGCAGGCCCCGAGTGATTATGACGAAACTTTCCGGAAGGTGTGGACGGCCTGGTTGGGGCGCACTCCGATCCCGTATGAGGACAAGCTGGGCGAGTTGGCGGCGTCCTTCCGTGCGGAGGCGCAGGCCCGCTCAGAGAACGAACAAGAACGGGCCAACGAGCGGCTTCTGGAGATCGGTGGTTCGATGTCCACCGCGTGGGGTTCCTTCGATGTCGTGGTGACTCCTGCGATGGCTGAAACCCCGCCGCCGCTCGGTTATTTCACCGACAACGATGCCGAGACGGATTACCGCTTACAGTGCCTGTATACCCCGTACACGTCGATGGTGAACGTGGCTGGGGTTCCGGCCGTGACGGTTCCGGTGGGGTGGACCCCTGATGGGTTCTCGATGTCGGCTCAGTTGATTGGCCGGATGGGTTCGGAGGTCCACCTGTTGTGCATCGCGGCTCTCATGCAGCGTGAGTTGGCTTCAGCCGGCCTGATCTAG
- a CDS encoding rhodanese-like domain-containing protein encodes MSDLFENVSVSDVPDGAAILDVREQDEWDAGHIVGARHLPLSELMQRYEELDPDEDLYIVCRTGGRSMQACGWLANQGYSVFNIAGGSGAWLDAGKPIESDNGETPRIK; translated from the coding sequence ATGTCAGACCTCTTCGAAAACGTCAGCGTCAGCGACGTCCCAGATGGTGCAGCCATCCTCGATGTCCGCGAACAAGACGAATGGGACGCAGGGCATATCGTCGGGGCACGCCACCTCCCACTCAGCGAACTCATGCAGCGTTACGAAGAGCTCGATCCGGATGAGGACCTCTACATCGTGTGCCGCACCGGTGGCCGTTCGATGCAGGCTTGCGGCTGGCTCGCGAACCAGGGCTACAGCGTCTTCAACATCGCTGGTGGGTCCGGCGCATGGCTTGATGCCGGCAAACCCATCGAAAGCGACAACGGAGAAACCCCGCGCATCAAATAG
- the pheA gene encoding prephenate dehydratase, protein MKYTYLGPAGTFCEQALLTLPGPAAEPEHNRIPATNVDAALQLVRTGEVDAAVVPIENSVEGGVSATLDAIAAGDSLHIVAEAVIPVTFQLAALPEINALDQIRTISTHGHAWAQCRQWAQNAIPEVNFLPASSTAAGALGLLEDNPAYQAAICSPLVAQRHNLNVLAEGIEDNQGAVTRFVMVQKPGRIPGPTGSDKSTIVVELTHDRPGGLREILDHFATRGVNLTRIESRPTGLGLGQYFFSIDLEGHISEPRVVEVLHGLHRISTYIRFLGSYPSATPIVVNVPPHATPEAYQAADAWLNDILTSGNQADATQTDGNQAR, encoded by the coding sequence GTGAAATACACCTATCTGGGACCAGCCGGAACCTTCTGCGAACAAGCCCTCCTGACACTGCCGGGGCCCGCCGCGGAACCGGAACACAACCGGATCCCGGCCACCAACGTGGACGCAGCACTCCAGCTAGTTCGCACAGGTGAGGTTGATGCGGCCGTTGTGCCGATCGAAAACTCCGTTGAGGGCGGGGTCTCCGCGACCCTCGATGCGATCGCCGCAGGGGATTCGCTCCACATCGTCGCAGAAGCCGTGATCCCCGTGACCTTCCAGCTCGCCGCATTGCCAGAAATCAACGCCCTCGACCAGATCCGCACCATCTCAACCCACGGCCACGCGTGGGCCCAATGCCGGCAATGGGCGCAGAACGCGATCCCGGAGGTCAACTTTCTGCCCGCATCATCCACCGCGGCAGGCGCGCTCGGCCTCCTCGAAGACAACCCCGCCTACCAAGCGGCAATCTGCTCACCCTTGGTCGCCCAACGCCACAACCTCAACGTCCTAGCTGAAGGCATCGAAGACAACCAAGGCGCGGTCACCCGCTTCGTCATGGTCCAAAAACCCGGCCGCATCCCAGGGCCGACCGGGTCCGATAAGTCCACCATCGTCGTCGAACTCACCCACGACCGCCCCGGCGGCCTGCGTGAAATCCTCGACCACTTCGCAACCCGCGGCGTGAACCTCACCCGCATCGAATCCCGCCCCACAGGCCTGGGACTTGGCCAATACTTCTTCTCGATCGACCTCGAAGGCCACATCAGCGAACCCCGCGTCGTAGAAGTGCTCCACGGCCTCCACCGCATCAGCACCTACATCCGCTTCCTCGGCTCCTACCCATCCGCAACCCCGATAGTCGTCAACGTTCCACCACACGCAACCCCCGAGGCCTATCAAGCCGCCGACGCCTGGCTCAACGACATCCTGACAAGCGGCAACCAGGCCGATGCCACCCAAACAGACGGCAACCAGGCGAGGTAG
- a CDS encoding diacylglycerol/lipid kinase family protein: MGSLVQPAVILNGGKPGLEAIRDEFREVALAEGIAEPLFFETTEDDPGAGQAAEALATGADLIVVGGGDGTVRLVAEYLVGRGDVELAVLPLGTGNLLARNVGIDPDDVSGAIRTALLGETYRVDALRVELVGPDKSVDSQLSLVAAGVGIDAEVMSNTNSRLKRLIGPGAYVAAGLQRLAGFPKEARVRIDDGAWETVDFRTIVMANAGYIQGGIEFAPGASMSDGVQDVVLYRPRTALGWSIVGVKTLWHKRLRTRLMAHVQMRKISVRPLKPVMAQIDGDPVGKVTTMTTEVVKHALTLRVPRPVDRCAPGGDLLAMLPRGFRKALNSLRS; encoded by the coding sequence GTGGGTTCGTTGGTTCAGCCTGCGGTGATTTTGAATGGCGGTAAGCCCGGTTTGGAGGCCATCCGCGATGAGTTCCGTGAGGTTGCGCTGGCGGAGGGTATTGCGGAGCCTTTGTTTTTTGAGACGACGGAGGATGATCCGGGGGCTGGGCAGGCTGCGGAGGCGTTGGCTACGGGCGCTGATCTGATTGTTGTTGGTGGCGGTGACGGTACGGTTCGGTTGGTCGCTGAGTATTTGGTGGGGCGTGGCGATGTTGAGTTAGCTGTTTTGCCGTTGGGGACGGGTAATTTGTTGGCCCGGAATGTGGGTATTGATCCGGACGATGTTTCAGGCGCTATCCGTACGGCGTTGTTGGGGGAGACGTATCGGGTGGATGCCTTGCGGGTTGAGTTGGTGGGCCCGGATAAGTCTGTGGATTCGCAGTTGAGTTTGGTCGCTGCTGGTGTGGGGATCGATGCGGAGGTCATGTCGAACACGAATTCCCGGTTGAAGAGGCTGATTGGTCCGGGGGCTTATGTTGCGGCTGGTTTGCAGCGGTTAGCGGGTTTCCCTAAGGAGGCTCGTGTGCGGATTGATGATGGTGCGTGGGAGACGGTTGATTTCCGCACGATTGTGATGGCGAACGCTGGCTACATTCAGGGTGGTATCGAGTTCGCGCCGGGTGCTTCGATGTCTGATGGTGTGCAGGATGTTGTGTTGTATAGGCCGCGTACTGCGTTGGGGTGGTCGATTGTGGGTGTGAAGACGTTGTGGCATAAGCGTTTGCGCACCCGGTTGATGGCGCATGTTCAGATGCGGAAGATTTCGGTGCGTCCTTTGAAGCCGGTGATGGCTCAGATTGATGGTGACCCGGTGGGTAAGGTCACGACCATGACGACTGAGGTTGTCAAGCATGCGCTGACTTTGCGGGTTCCGCGCCCTGTGGATCGGTGTGCTCCTGGTGGGGATTTGCTTGCGATGCTGCCGCGCGGTTTCCGTAAGGCCCTGAATTCTCTGCGTAGTTAG